One genomic window of Monodelphis domestica isolate mMonDom1 chromosome 1, mMonDom1.pri, whole genome shotgun sequence includes the following:
- the AHSA1 gene encoding activator of 90 kDa heat shock protein ATPase homolog 1 produces MAKWGEGDPRWIVEERADATNVNNWHWTERDASNWSTDKLKSLLLAVQVKSEEGNCEVTEVSKLDGEASINNRKGKLIFFYEWTIKLNWTGTSKSGVKYKGHVEIPNLSDENDVNEVEVSVSLAKDEPDTTLLALMKQEGVTKIRGAVETYIRTLKTEFTQGMILPTLNGEVVDPAPQLPAKVEESKVKTGTFASQPKSVGVKIPTCKIILKDTFLTSPEELFRVFITQEMVQAFTHASAVLEADKGGKFQLLDGNVTGEFLDLVPENKIVMKWRFKSWPEGHFATITLTFIDKDGETELLMEGKGIPSPEEERTRQGWQRYYFESIKQTFGYGARLF; encoded by the exons ATGGCCAAGTGGGGTGAGGGTGACCCACGCTGGATCGTGGAGGAGCGGGCAGACGCCACTAACGTCAATAACTGGCACTG GACTGAGAGGGATGCTTCAAATTGGTCCACTGATAAGCTGAAGTCCCTGCTTCTGGCAGTCCAAGTGAAAAGTGAAGAGGGCAACTGTGAGGTAACAGAAGTGAGCAAGCTGGATGGAGAGGCATCAATCAATAACCGTAAAGGCAAACTCATCTTTTTCTATGAGTGGACTATCAAACTGAACTGGACAG GTACGTCTAAGTCAGGAGTGAAATACAAGGGACATGTGGAGATACCCAACTTGTCAGATGAAAATGACGTCAATGAAGTGGAG GTTAGTGTGAGCCTTGCCAAAGATGAGCCTGACACAACCCTGTTGGCCTTAATGAAGCAAGAAGGTGTGACAAAGATCCGAGGCGCAGTGGAAACTTATATCAGGACTCTTAAAACAG AATTCACGCAGGGCATGATCTTACCTACTCTGAATGGTGAGGTGGTAGATCCAGCACCCCAGCTGCCAGCAAAAGTTGAGGAGTCCAAA GTCAAAACTGGTACTTTTGCAAGTCAGCCTAAATCTGTTGGTGTCAAAATCCCTACCTGCAAGATCATTCTGAAGGATACTTTCTTAACATCACCAGAGGAGCTCTTTAGGGTATTTATCACCCAAGAG ATGGTTCAGGCCTTTACCCATGCTTCTGCTGTGTTAGAAGCAGATAAAGGTGGAAAGTTCCAGCTGCTTGATGGCAATGTCACTGGGGAATTCTTAGATCTG GTCCCTGAAAACAAGATTGTGATGAAATGGAGGTTTAAATCTTGGCCTGAGG GTCACTTTGCCACCATCACTTTGACCTTTATTGAcaaagatggagagacagaacTTCTCATGGAGGGCAAAGGCATCCCATCACCAGAGGAAGAACGGACAAGACAGGGCTGGCAGCGGTACTATTTCGAGAGCATCAAACAGACCTTTGGCTATGGCGCACGCTTATTCTAA